From Coccinella septempunctata chromosome 4, icCocSept1.1, whole genome shotgun sequence, a single genomic window includes:
- the LOC123312613 gene encoding ATP-binding cassette sub-family C member 4-like isoform X2 yields the protein MEVKDEQTELKRKHPLAKAGFFSRIFFLYTLSSLKHSFDPKKPYLPLINDRSELLGDRLERSWNEQMKTTGRKKKKFAIFKSILDAFWREIVTIVVIATIEVVLRIAEPVCLGFLLSYFQPHSTMSKQEVILWTIGMLAANGLRVIAYAQQRYQTLHTSMKIRVSCSNLIYRKVLRLRSTTLQEDGGGKIVTLISNDLSRFDMRTELINYVYTAPIVVVAVTIIVYHQFGVSGLVGVAFIFMISLIQAFFAHYVSSFQLMTSVLTDERMRLMHSLLTGIQVMKMYAWEKPFAKLIEKVRTKELDIIGRSFLVKAVYESVYTFIVPISIFLSLYVVIEEHRQITVVMVFLLLIYYTLLNYIISIFFTLGIAKMFELCIVLSRVNDFLLADERQIQDSVDSKQTDDVFILLESVSATWDDAAVEEEEESLSSSKDLSEKTSLLKHPKIKKGRKGVKSIYYSNIACLNGSDSLRGISLKVESNQFIGIIGSVGSGKSSLLQVILGELLISSGTKRVSGRISYAPQIAWTFASTIRQNILFGLEYNEMRYKEVVRVCGLDQDLKRFPNGDSTMVGDRGASLSGGQKARINLARAIYRDADIYLLDDPLSAVDVRVANHLFNECIMSFLGNKCRILVTHHVSQLRNADNIISMNNGIIEKQGSYEDMIRSGMILDDLDTTEEPNIQRDTFRGNFSLFRNSEESLNASISTTSSSSSLGDSTELEKTLEPQNLTEKTHEMMHISKERGLLFFKYILAGGNVFMFICTILLFVLNQVLISGISFYLGVWTTIEEIRDQFSYLGPALLRLLFGLHLKMFYEDWFGYLVVALCVAAILKACSYAKLVKSNSKKLHDNLLEKVTETNLRFFDITSSGRILNRFSRDIGIIDEPLPRAIMEGAQILLMSIGSFVLLILVDVDFIIPTVILNIIFIGLLMLFSRLTKKIKRVESKMVGPILSHINNSAQGITTIKALSAEGVLTKEFENHQDNYTSSWFLYGTSSIALSFYIDLSCFLFLLYIAFVLVFYADSLNISGGFVGVALTQAMSLTGVIQYGLRQTLEANNQLIAVERVSRYNNLEGEEEPEFFVEPLPGWPEEGKIVFDDVGLRYDPELPLVLKNLNLTIQPKEKVGIVGRTGAGKSSIMAALFRLTNVEGKIEIDGFDTRDIPLKLLRSKISVIPQDPILFAGTLRFNLDPFYEHEDSTLYRAIHAVDLKDPSGQFYSLDDQVMERGSNYSVGQRQLICLARALIRNNRILLMDEATANVDPGTDTLIQKTIRKEFSGCTVITVAHRLHTVMDSDRVMVMDSGQIVEFDHPHLLLQNPKGRFFNMVMETGYLESERLKKAAFESYIGWKK from the exons ATGGAGGTCAAAGATGAACAAACCGAATTGAAGAGAAAGCATCCTCTAGCCAAAGCAGGGTTCTTTTCTAGGATATTTTTCTT GTACACTCTCAGTTCGTTGAAGCATTCTTTTGATCCGAAAAAACCATATCTTCCACTAATAAATGATCGCAGTGAGCTCTTGGGGGATCGATTAGAAAG atCATGGAACGAACAGATGAAAACGACGGGCAGGAAAAAGAAGAAGTTTGCAATATTCAAAAGCATACTGGACGCTTTTTGGCGTGAAATAGTAACGATCGTTGTTATAGCTACCATCGAAGTAGTGTTAAGGATAGCAGAACCAGTATGCCTAGGATTTTTACTGAGTTATTTCCAACCTCACTCTACCATGTCGAAGCAAGAAGTGATTCTCTGGACTATCGGAATGTTGGCCGCTAATGGTCTCAGAGTTATCGCTTACGCTCAGCAGAGATACCAAACATTACATACTTccatgaaaatcagggtgtcatGTAGCAATTTGATATATAGAAAG GTTCTCAGGCTGCGAAGCACAACCCTTCAGGAAGATGGAGGTGGAAAGATTGTGACCTTGATTTCAAATGATCTCAGCAGGTTCGATATGAGGACAGAACTCATCAATTACGTCTATACGGCGCCCATTGTTGTAGTAGCAGTAACTATCATCGTATACCATCAGTTTGGTGTATCTGGACTTGTTGGTGTTGCCTTCATATTTATGATAAGTCTGATTCAAG CTTTCTTCGCCCACTATGTCTCTTCTTTTCAACTTATGACTTCCGTCCTCACTGATGAGAGGATGAGGTTGATGCATTCCCTTCTCACTGGGATCCAAGTAATGAAAATGTATGCTTGGGAAAAACCTTTCGCGAAATTGATCGAGAAAGTTAGGACGAAGGAACTGGATATCATCGGTAGATCTTTCTTGGTCAAAGCAGTTTATGAATCAGTTTATACCTTCATTGTTCCTATCAGTATCTTCCTTTCTCTGTACGTAGTTATTGAGGAGCACCGACAAATAACAGTAGTAATG GTTTTCCTCTTACTAATTTATTATACACTCCTCAACTACATCATCTCAATTTTCTTCACGCTTGGTATAGCCAAAATGTTCGAACTATGCATTGTGTTAAGCAGAGTCAATGACTTCCTCCTGGCTGATGAACGTCAAATTCAGGATTCGGTAGATTCAAAACAGACTGATGATGTATTTATCTTACTGGAGAGTGTCTCAGCTACTTGGGATGATGCCGCTGTTGAAGAAGAGGAGGAATCTCTCAGCAGTTCCAAAGATTTATCAGAAAAGACCTCACTTCTGAAACATCCTAAAATCAAAAAAG GTAGAAAAGGAGTCAAATCGATATATTACAGTAACATAGCTTGTTTGAACG GCTCAGATTCACTTAGGGGAATTTCCTTGAAAGTAGAATCAAACCAATTCATCGGCATCATAGGCTCTGTTGGAAGTGGAAAAAGTTCATTGCTGCAAGTCATCTTAG ggGAGCTGCTGATATCCTCCGGGACCAAAAGAGTCAGCGGTAGAATATCATACGCACCTCAAATAGCTTGGACATTCGCTTCTACCATACGTCAAAATATCCTGTTTGGTCTGGAGTACAACGAGATGAGATATAAGGAGGTTGTCAGAGTTTGTGGGTTGGATCAAGACCTTAAGCGGTTTCCGAACGGTGATTCTACTATGGTCGGCGATAGGGGAGCTTCCTTAAGCGGAGGTCAGAAAGCAAGGATAAATCTAGCACGAGCTATATACAGGGATGCTGATATATATCTCCTCGATGATCCTCTGTCAGCTGTCGATGTTCGAGTGGCCAATCATTTGTTTAACGAGTGCATCATGAGCTTCCTTGGCAATAAGTGTAGAATTTTGGTGACCCATCATGTGAGCCAGCTAAGAAATGCTGATAACATTATATCGATGAACAAT GGGATCATCGAGAAACAGGGATCATACGAGGATATGATTAGGAGCGGTATGATACTTGATGATTTGGATACTACGGAAGAGCCAAACATTCAGAGAGATACATTCAGAGGCAACTTCTCTTTATTCCGAAAC aGTGAAGAATCCCTCAATGCTAGCATATCAACAACTAGTTCCAGCTCTAGTTTGGGAGATTCTACAGAACTCGAAAAAACTTTAGAACCCCAAAATCTCACGGAAAAAACCCATGAAATGATGCATATCAGTAAAGAAAGGGGGCTGTTATTCTTCAAGTATATCTTAGCAGGTGGAAATGTTTTCATGTTTATATGTACCATCCTGCTTTTCGTTTTAAATCAGGTGTTGATCAGTGGAATAAGTTTCTACCTAGGTGTTTGGACTACAATTGAGGAGATCAGGGACCAGTTCTCGTATCTGGGTCCCGCATTGTTACGTTTGTTGTTTGGTTTGCATCTGAAGATGTTCTATGAAGATTGGTTTGGTTACTTGGTTGTAGCCCTATGTGTTGCAGCCATTTTGAAAGCTTGTTCATATGCAAAGCTCGTTAAATCGAATTCCAAGAAGCTTCACGATAATTTGTTGGAAAAGGTAACAGAAACTAATTTGCGATTTTTCGATATCACCAGTAGTGGTAGGATATTGAATAGATTTTCAAGagatattggtataatagatgaACCTCTACCTAGGGCTATCATGGAGGGTGCTCAG ATTTTACTGATGTCAATAGGTTCCTTCGTACTATTAATACTAGTGGATGTTGACTTCATCATTCCTACAGTTATCTTGAATATAATATTCATTGGGTTACTTATGCTTTTCTCGAGGCTGACCAAGAAAATCAAGAGAGTGGAGAGCAAAA TGGTTGGGCCCATATTATCCCACATTAATAATTCAGCTCAAGGAATAACCACCATCAAAGCCTTGTCTGCAGAAGGAGTTTTAACTAAGGAATTCGAAAATCACCAAGACAATTATACAAGCAGCTGGTTCCTCTATGGCACCTCCTCTATTGCTCTGTCGTTCTACATAGACTTGTCATGTTTTCTCTTTCTTTTATATATAGCCTTCGTTCTAGTGTTCTATGCTGATA gTTTGAACATAAGCGGTGGTTTTGTGGGTGTTGCCCTTACTCAAGCCATGAGTTTGACAGGTGTTATACAGTACGGTCTACGTCAAACTTTAGAAGCTAATAACCAGTTGATAGCCGTCGAGAGAGTTTCTCGATACAACAACCTGGAAGGGGAAGAGGAACCAGAATTCTTCGTTGAACCTTTACCTGGATGGCCAGAAGAAGGAAAAATAGTTTTCGACGATGTTGGCCTGAGGTATGACCCAGAATTGCCGTTAGTCTTGAAGAATCTCAATCTTACCATCCAGCCAAAAGAAAAA GTCGGTATAGTAGGCCGAACAGGTGCTGGAAAGTCCTCAATAATGGCTGCCTTATTCCGTCTCACAAACGTAGAAGGGAAGATTGAAATAGACGGCTTCGACACAAGAGATATCCCTCTCAAGCTCCTCAGGTCCAAGATATCAGTCATTCCACAAGATCCGATACTCTTCGCTGGCACTTTGAGGTTCAATCTAGATCCTTTCTATGAACACGAAGATTCCACTTTGTATAGAGCTATACATGCTGTGGATTTGAAGGATCCTTCTGGTCAGTTCTACAGTTTGGATGATCAGGTTATGGAAAGAGGTTCGAATTATAGCGTTGGCCAGAGGCAACTGATTTGCCTCGCTAGGGCACTCATAAGAAACAATAGGATATTGTTGATGGATGAAGCCACCGCCAATGTAGACCCTGG
- the LOC123312613 gene encoding ATP-binding cassette sub-family C member 4-like isoform X1, whose product MMEVKDEQTELKRKHPLAKAGFFSRIFFLYTLSSLKHSFDPKKPYLPLINDRSELLGDRLERSWNEQMKTTGRKKKKFAIFKSILDAFWREIVTIVVIATIEVVLRIAEPVCLGFLLSYFQPHSTMSKQEVILWTIGMLAANGLRVIAYAQQRYQTLHTSMKIRVSCSNLIYRKVLRLRSTTLQEDGGGKIVTLISNDLSRFDMRTELINYVYTAPIVVVAVTIIVYHQFGVSGLVGVAFIFMISLIQAFFAHYVSSFQLMTSVLTDERMRLMHSLLTGIQVMKMYAWEKPFAKLIEKVRTKELDIIGRSFLVKAVYESVYTFIVPISIFLSLYVVIEEHRQITVVMVFLLLIYYTLLNYIISIFFTLGIAKMFELCIVLSRVNDFLLADERQIQDSVDSKQTDDVFILLESVSATWDDAAVEEEEESLSSSKDLSEKTSLLKHPKIKKGRKGVKSIYYSNIACLNGSDSLRGISLKVESNQFIGIIGSVGSGKSSLLQVILGELLISSGTKRVSGRISYAPQIAWTFASTIRQNILFGLEYNEMRYKEVVRVCGLDQDLKRFPNGDSTMVGDRGASLSGGQKARINLARAIYRDADIYLLDDPLSAVDVRVANHLFNECIMSFLGNKCRILVTHHVSQLRNADNIISMNNGIIEKQGSYEDMIRSGMILDDLDTTEEPNIQRDTFRGNFSLFRNSEESLNASISTTSSSSSLGDSTELEKTLEPQNLTEKTHEMMHISKERGLLFFKYILAGGNVFMFICTILLFVLNQVLISGISFYLGVWTTIEEIRDQFSYLGPALLRLLFGLHLKMFYEDWFGYLVVALCVAAILKACSYAKLVKSNSKKLHDNLLEKVTETNLRFFDITSSGRILNRFSRDIGIIDEPLPRAIMEGAQILLMSIGSFVLLILVDVDFIIPTVILNIIFIGLLMLFSRLTKKIKRVESKMVGPILSHINNSAQGITTIKALSAEGVLTKEFENHQDNYTSSWFLYGTSSIALSFYIDLSCFLFLLYIAFVLVFYADSLNISGGFVGVALTQAMSLTGVIQYGLRQTLEANNQLIAVERVSRYNNLEGEEEPEFFVEPLPGWPEEGKIVFDDVGLRYDPELPLVLKNLNLTIQPKEKVGIVGRTGAGKSSIMAALFRLTNVEGKIEIDGFDTRDIPLKLLRSKISVIPQDPILFAGTLRFNLDPFYEHEDSTLYRAIHAVDLKDPSGQFYSLDDQVMERGSNYSVGQRQLICLARALIRNNRILLMDEATANVDPGTDTLIQKTIRKEFSGCTVITVAHRLHTVMDSDRVMVMDSGQIVEFDHPHLLLQNPKGRFFNMVMETGYLESERLKKAAFESYIGWKK is encoded by the exons A TGATGGAGGTCAAAGATGAACAAACCGAATTGAAGAGAAAGCATCCTCTAGCCAAAGCAGGGTTCTTTTCTAGGATATTTTTCTT GTACACTCTCAGTTCGTTGAAGCATTCTTTTGATCCGAAAAAACCATATCTTCCACTAATAAATGATCGCAGTGAGCTCTTGGGGGATCGATTAGAAAG atCATGGAACGAACAGATGAAAACGACGGGCAGGAAAAAGAAGAAGTTTGCAATATTCAAAAGCATACTGGACGCTTTTTGGCGTGAAATAGTAACGATCGTTGTTATAGCTACCATCGAAGTAGTGTTAAGGATAGCAGAACCAGTATGCCTAGGATTTTTACTGAGTTATTTCCAACCTCACTCTACCATGTCGAAGCAAGAAGTGATTCTCTGGACTATCGGAATGTTGGCCGCTAATGGTCTCAGAGTTATCGCTTACGCTCAGCAGAGATACCAAACATTACATACTTccatgaaaatcagggtgtcatGTAGCAATTTGATATATAGAAAG GTTCTCAGGCTGCGAAGCACAACCCTTCAGGAAGATGGAGGTGGAAAGATTGTGACCTTGATTTCAAATGATCTCAGCAGGTTCGATATGAGGACAGAACTCATCAATTACGTCTATACGGCGCCCATTGTTGTAGTAGCAGTAACTATCATCGTATACCATCAGTTTGGTGTATCTGGACTTGTTGGTGTTGCCTTCATATTTATGATAAGTCTGATTCAAG CTTTCTTCGCCCACTATGTCTCTTCTTTTCAACTTATGACTTCCGTCCTCACTGATGAGAGGATGAGGTTGATGCATTCCCTTCTCACTGGGATCCAAGTAATGAAAATGTATGCTTGGGAAAAACCTTTCGCGAAATTGATCGAGAAAGTTAGGACGAAGGAACTGGATATCATCGGTAGATCTTTCTTGGTCAAAGCAGTTTATGAATCAGTTTATACCTTCATTGTTCCTATCAGTATCTTCCTTTCTCTGTACGTAGTTATTGAGGAGCACCGACAAATAACAGTAGTAATG GTTTTCCTCTTACTAATTTATTATACACTCCTCAACTACATCATCTCAATTTTCTTCACGCTTGGTATAGCCAAAATGTTCGAACTATGCATTGTGTTAAGCAGAGTCAATGACTTCCTCCTGGCTGATGAACGTCAAATTCAGGATTCGGTAGATTCAAAACAGACTGATGATGTATTTATCTTACTGGAGAGTGTCTCAGCTACTTGGGATGATGCCGCTGTTGAAGAAGAGGAGGAATCTCTCAGCAGTTCCAAAGATTTATCAGAAAAGACCTCACTTCTGAAACATCCTAAAATCAAAAAAG GTAGAAAAGGAGTCAAATCGATATATTACAGTAACATAGCTTGTTTGAACG GCTCAGATTCACTTAGGGGAATTTCCTTGAAAGTAGAATCAAACCAATTCATCGGCATCATAGGCTCTGTTGGAAGTGGAAAAAGTTCATTGCTGCAAGTCATCTTAG ggGAGCTGCTGATATCCTCCGGGACCAAAAGAGTCAGCGGTAGAATATCATACGCACCTCAAATAGCTTGGACATTCGCTTCTACCATACGTCAAAATATCCTGTTTGGTCTGGAGTACAACGAGATGAGATATAAGGAGGTTGTCAGAGTTTGTGGGTTGGATCAAGACCTTAAGCGGTTTCCGAACGGTGATTCTACTATGGTCGGCGATAGGGGAGCTTCCTTAAGCGGAGGTCAGAAAGCAAGGATAAATCTAGCACGAGCTATATACAGGGATGCTGATATATATCTCCTCGATGATCCTCTGTCAGCTGTCGATGTTCGAGTGGCCAATCATTTGTTTAACGAGTGCATCATGAGCTTCCTTGGCAATAAGTGTAGAATTTTGGTGACCCATCATGTGAGCCAGCTAAGAAATGCTGATAACATTATATCGATGAACAAT GGGATCATCGAGAAACAGGGATCATACGAGGATATGATTAGGAGCGGTATGATACTTGATGATTTGGATACTACGGAAGAGCCAAACATTCAGAGAGATACATTCAGAGGCAACTTCTCTTTATTCCGAAAC aGTGAAGAATCCCTCAATGCTAGCATATCAACAACTAGTTCCAGCTCTAGTTTGGGAGATTCTACAGAACTCGAAAAAACTTTAGAACCCCAAAATCTCACGGAAAAAACCCATGAAATGATGCATATCAGTAAAGAAAGGGGGCTGTTATTCTTCAAGTATATCTTAGCAGGTGGAAATGTTTTCATGTTTATATGTACCATCCTGCTTTTCGTTTTAAATCAGGTGTTGATCAGTGGAATAAGTTTCTACCTAGGTGTTTGGACTACAATTGAGGAGATCAGGGACCAGTTCTCGTATCTGGGTCCCGCATTGTTACGTTTGTTGTTTGGTTTGCATCTGAAGATGTTCTATGAAGATTGGTTTGGTTACTTGGTTGTAGCCCTATGTGTTGCAGCCATTTTGAAAGCTTGTTCATATGCAAAGCTCGTTAAATCGAATTCCAAGAAGCTTCACGATAATTTGTTGGAAAAGGTAACAGAAACTAATTTGCGATTTTTCGATATCACCAGTAGTGGTAGGATATTGAATAGATTTTCAAGagatattggtataatagatgaACCTCTACCTAGGGCTATCATGGAGGGTGCTCAG ATTTTACTGATGTCAATAGGTTCCTTCGTACTATTAATACTAGTGGATGTTGACTTCATCATTCCTACAGTTATCTTGAATATAATATTCATTGGGTTACTTATGCTTTTCTCGAGGCTGACCAAGAAAATCAAGAGAGTGGAGAGCAAAA TGGTTGGGCCCATATTATCCCACATTAATAATTCAGCTCAAGGAATAACCACCATCAAAGCCTTGTCTGCAGAAGGAGTTTTAACTAAGGAATTCGAAAATCACCAAGACAATTATACAAGCAGCTGGTTCCTCTATGGCACCTCCTCTATTGCTCTGTCGTTCTACATAGACTTGTCATGTTTTCTCTTTCTTTTATATATAGCCTTCGTTCTAGTGTTCTATGCTGATA gTTTGAACATAAGCGGTGGTTTTGTGGGTGTTGCCCTTACTCAAGCCATGAGTTTGACAGGTGTTATACAGTACGGTCTACGTCAAACTTTAGAAGCTAATAACCAGTTGATAGCCGTCGAGAGAGTTTCTCGATACAACAACCTGGAAGGGGAAGAGGAACCAGAATTCTTCGTTGAACCTTTACCTGGATGGCCAGAAGAAGGAAAAATAGTTTTCGACGATGTTGGCCTGAGGTATGACCCAGAATTGCCGTTAGTCTTGAAGAATCTCAATCTTACCATCCAGCCAAAAGAAAAA GTCGGTATAGTAGGCCGAACAGGTGCTGGAAAGTCCTCAATAATGGCTGCCTTATTCCGTCTCACAAACGTAGAAGGGAAGATTGAAATAGACGGCTTCGACACAAGAGATATCCCTCTCAAGCTCCTCAGGTCCAAGATATCAGTCATTCCACAAGATCCGATACTCTTCGCTGGCACTTTGAGGTTCAATCTAGATCCTTTCTATGAACACGAAGATTCCACTTTGTATAGAGCTATACATGCTGTGGATTTGAAGGATCCTTCTGGTCAGTTCTACAGTTTGGATGATCAGGTTATGGAAAGAGGTTCGAATTATAGCGTTGGCCAGAGGCAACTGATTTGCCTCGCTAGGGCACTCATAAGAAACAATAGGATATTGTTGATGGATGAAGCCACCGCCAATGTAGACCCTGG